In the genome of Chryseobacterium oryzae, one region contains:
- a CDS encoding DUF2795 domain-containing protein produces MYWTLELASYLSDAPWPMTKAELIDYAIRTGAPMEVVENLQAIEDEGEIYDAIDEIWSDYPTDEDYLWNEDEY; encoded by the coding sequence ATGTACTGGACATTAGAATTAGCTTCTTATTTAAGCGACGCACCTTGGCCGATGACAAAAGCAGAACTTATCGACTATGCGATCAGAACTGGTGCACCTATGGAAGTGGTAGAAAACCTTCAGGCAATTGAAGATGAAGGTGAAATCTACGATGCAATAGACGAAATTTGGAGCGACTATCCTACAGACGAGGATTATCTTTGGAACGAAGACGAATATTAA
- a CDS encoding GDP-mannose 4,6-dehydratase: protein MTYLITGGSGFIGSHLVENLLKKGHSVINIDNFDDFYDYKIKIQNTIDSLGKNIQFEFSEKRKDIIKLSNDLKSDHYQLFFQDIRDKNKLAEIFRENKIDMVIHLAALAGVRPSIERPLEYEEVNIRGTMNIWELCQEFGVKKFVCASSSSVYGNNEKIPFSETDNVDNPISPYAATKKCVEILGHVYHDLYQIDIIQLRFFTVYGPRQRPDLAIHKFTKLISENKEIPFYGDGSTARDYTYIDDIIDGILKSVEYLQQNSNVYEIINLGESEVVTLSEMLSEIEKNLQKSAIKKNLPLQPGDVLRTNADIAKAKRLIGYKPDTNFQNGMKKFVEWFLRK from the coding sequence ATGACATATCTCATTACCGGAGGGAGCGGTTTTATTGGTTCCCATCTCGTCGAAAATTTATTAAAAAAAGGACATTCTGTCATTAATATTGACAATTTTGATGATTTTTACGATTATAAAATAAAAATTCAAAATACAATAGATTCTTTAGGTAAAAATATTCAGTTTGAATTTTCTGAAAAGAGAAAAGACATTATCAAGTTATCAAATGATTTAAAATCAGATCATTATCAATTATTTTTTCAGGACATCCGCGATAAGAATAAACTTGCTGAAATTTTCAGAGAAAATAAGATCGATATGGTTATACATCTTGCAGCATTAGCGGGAGTTCGCCCATCCATCGAAAGACCTTTAGAATATGAAGAGGTAAATATTCGTGGCACCATGAATATTTGGGAACTTTGTCAGGAATTCGGAGTTAAAAAATTTGTATGTGCATCTTCTTCAAGTGTTTATGGCAACAACGAGAAGATTCCTTTCTCTGAAACCGACAATGTGGATAATCCCATATCACCTTATGCAGCAACCAAAAAATGCGTGGAAATTTTGGGACACGTTTATCACGATTTATATCAGATAGATATTATTCAGCTCAGATTTTTCACGGTATATGGCCCAAGACAAAGACCAGATTTAGCCATACATAAATTTACAAAATTAATTTCCGAAAATAAAGAAATTCCTTTTTACGGAGACGGAAGCACCGCCAGAGACTACACTTATATTGATGATATTATTGATGGAATCCTGAAATCTGTAGAATATCTGCAACAAAACTCGAATGTTTATGAAATCATCAACCTTGGAGAAAGTGAAGTTGTTACCCTTTCTGAAATGCTTTCTGAGATAGAAAAGAACTTACAAAAATCTGCCATCAAAAAAAATCTGCCATTACAACCCGGAGATGTGCTAAGAACCAATGCCGATATTGCAAAAGCAAAGCGACTTATTGGCTATAAACCTGACACCAACTTCCAAAATGGCATGAAAAAATTTGTGGAATGGTTTTTGAGAAAATGA
- a CDS encoding AsmA family protein: MKKNWVKKLLIGFGILLGIILLANFGLNIWLKTQLPDYIKKNTDYKVSYKSLNVDLGTGNILATGITVNNKNPQNTNVIGLQGTIDTLKISRFGIYDAIFNKVISSSDLLLAKPNLNIILAKPVDQKTSKKPNPVKFENIRINDGTINIFRYNRQKYVGVEAFNLYVENLQLTEESVEEKLPVVFDQYSIKGKNFFFQPDDVYALKIDKITTTNGQMSVENFQLQPLISFEEFKQNYPEKSKMFQFSIPKMNFTDIALEKNKISLANAHIINPFIKAYDTGISVKKAVKKKSFDIDFKDVKVDHAKVQMVKSNEKDLLFAQDLNININQLQMNKESSEELIPVLYKDFKIYGKNIYYNDKQDLFAESFSLTPKTGEIKNIIAKPVQSSNALLDFKTNLLQFNIAKFGFDEKKLNLDISNVLVDGINGKITSLKSAPKKKGSSQGINYPITVRKINVKNSNITYDANNQPLSLRNLNAQVENLELIENSAKNGMAAKIKSYKIVADDFQYKTRFYQMKMANLNATQNAVQITQFSMLPLVSRAQFIRMIPVEQDLYNIKVNQITAQGNWDLFGENKSVNASNVIIQSANANIFRSKIPADDPKIKPLYSKLLRSIKIPMYINQLQLKNSILEYEEDTPKSNGPGKLTFSNFNMNVKNLNSAKMKGKPTNVDIKIDCNFMKTTPLDVNWSFNTADVNDNFAISGKLSNIPAVALNSFIVPYLSVSATGSIQQMLFNFKGNPKGIGGTFNLKHKDLKISVLDKKSREKKNLLSAVANLFIKSDSGKFPESVVVEGVERDPTKSFFNMFWKGIESGLKQTLVGINVDKTKKKVEKAEKKIESVKKSIKDAKKDISTLTSSSSTQHKRKNKDKK, encoded by the coding sequence ATGAAAAAAAATTGGGTTAAAAAGCTTTTAATAGGCTTTGGAATTTTGCTGGGAATTATCTTACTGGCAAATTTTGGCTTAAATATCTGGCTTAAGACCCAACTTCCCGATTATATTAAAAAAAACACAGATTATAAAGTTTCTTACAAATCTCTTAATGTAGATTTGGGAACGGGTAATATTCTTGCCACCGGAATTACCGTTAACAATAAAAACCCACAGAATACTAATGTAATTGGGCTGCAGGGAACTATTGATACCCTGAAAATAAGCCGTTTCGGTATTTATGATGCGATTTTCAATAAAGTAATCAGTTCATCAGATTTATTACTGGCAAAACCTAATCTTAATATTATTTTGGCAAAGCCTGTAGACCAGAAAACAAGTAAAAAACCAAATCCTGTTAAGTTTGAAAATATCAGAATTAACGATGGAACAATTAATATCTTTCGCTACAACAGACAAAAATATGTTGGAGTTGAGGCATTTAATCTTTATGTTGAAAATCTTCAGCTTACAGAAGAATCTGTAGAAGAAAAACTTCCGGTAGTATTCGACCAATACAGTATTAAAGGGAAAAATTTCTTTTTCCAGCCGGATGATGTATATGCTCTTAAAATAGATAAAATTACCACCACCAATGGACAGATGTCTGTTGAAAATTTTCAGTTGCAGCCACTTATTTCTTTTGAGGAATTTAAGCAGAATTATCCTGAGAAATCTAAAATGTTTCAGTTCAGTATTCCAAAAATGAATTTTACGGATATTGCTTTGGAGAAGAATAAAATTTCTTTGGCGAATGCCCATATAATAAATCCTTTTATAAAAGCTTACGATACTGGCATTTCAGTTAAAAAAGCAGTGAAGAAAAAATCTTTTGATATTGATTTTAAAGATGTGAAAGTAGATCATGCTAAAGTTCAGATGGTAAAAAGCAATGAAAAAGATTTGCTTTTTGCTCAGGATCTTAATATTAATATCAATCAGCTTCAAATGAACAAAGAAAGTTCAGAGGAACTAATTCCTGTATTGTACAAAGATTTTAAAATTTATGGGAAGAATATCTACTACAACGATAAGCAGGATTTATTTGCCGAAAGTTTTAGTTTAACACCCAAAACTGGTGAGATAAAAAATATTATTGCTAAGCCTGTGCAGTCTTCCAATGCTTTGCTGGATTTTAAAACCAACTTGCTTCAATTCAACATAGCTAAATTTGGGTTTGATGAAAAAAAGCTTAATCTCGACATCAGCAATGTTTTGGTAGACGGAATAAACGGTAAGATTACGTCGCTAAAATCTGCTCCGAAAAAGAAAGGTTCATCGCAAGGAATCAATTATCCGATTACGGTAAGAAAAATAAATGTTAAAAATTCTAATATAACTTACGATGCGAATAATCAGCCTTTGAGTTTACGTAACCTCAATGCACAGGTAGAAAATCTTGAACTGATTGAAAATTCAGCCAAAAACGGAATGGCAGCAAAAATAAAAAGCTACAAAATTGTTGCGGACGATTTTCAGTATAAAACCCGTTTTTACCAAATGAAAATGGCAAATCTGAATGCTACCCAAAATGCAGTACAGATAACACAATTTTCTATGCTTCCGTTGGTGTCAAGAGCTCAGTTCATCAGAATGATTCCTGTAGAGCAGGATTTGTACAATATTAAAGTTAACCAGATTACAGCACAGGGTAATTGGGATTTGTTTGGAGAAAATAAATCTGTTAATGCTTCTAATGTAATTATTCAGTCTGCCAATGCCAATATTTTCCGAAGTAAAATTCCTGCAGATGATCCGAAAATAAAACCTCTGTATTCTAAATTACTGAGATCAATTAAAATTCCGATGTATATTAATCAGCTTCAACTGAAAAATTCTATTCTGGAATATGAAGAAGATACTCCAAAAAGCAATGGACCTGGGAAATTAACATTCAGCAATTTCAATATGAATGTTAAAAACCTGAATTCTGCAAAAATGAAAGGGAAACCTACCAATGTAGACATTAAAATCGATTGTAATTTTATGAAAACTACTCCTTTGGATGTTAACTGGAGCTTTAATACTGCAGATGTAAACGATAATTTTGCCATTTCAGGAAAACTAAGCAATATTCCTGCAGTGGCATTAAATTCATTTATTGTTCCATATTTAAGTGTTTCTGCAACGGGATCTATACAGCAAATGCTGTTTAACTTCAAAGGGAATCCTAAAGGAATTGGCGGGACATTCAATTTGAAGCATAAAGACCTGAAAATTTCAGTTTTAGACAAAAAAAGCCGGGAGAAAAAGAATTTACTTAGTGCGGTTGCCAATCTTTTCATCAAATCAGATTCAGGGAAATTTCCAGAATCGGTTGTTGTAGAAGGTGTGGAAAGAGATCCTACAAAATCTTTCTTCAATATGTTCTGGAAAGGTATCGAAAGTGGGCTTAAACAAACATTAGTGGGAATAAATGTAGATAAAACAAAGAAGAAAGTTGAAAAAGCAGAGAAAAAAATTGAATCTGTGAAAAAATCTATTAAAGATGCCAAAAAAGATATTTCCACACTCACTTCCTCATCTTCAACTCAACATAAAAGGAAAAATAAGGACAAAAAATAA
- the fabF gene encoding beta-ketoacyl-ACP synthase II, which translates to MKRVVITGLGAVTPLGNSIEEFWKNCINGVSGANAITHFDTEKFKVKFACEVKNFDSKLHLNHTEIKRSDLFTQYALYAASEALQDSGLEIERMDPFDIGVIWGTGQGGMWTFENEVMEFAKGDENPRFNPFFVPKFISNMAAGMISMKFGLQGINYATNSACATGNTALMDAFNYIRLGKAKVFVSGGSEAAITPASVGGFSVMKAMSSRNDDFATASRPYDKDRDGFVMGEGAGALILEEYEHAKARGAKIYAELAGAAMTADAYHMTAPHPDGNGAIKAMQLAMNEAGINTENIDYINPHATSTPLGDLVELNGINKLFKGSKSLDISATKSMTGHLLGAAGAVEAIISIKAIENGIIPPTINLHSIDENIPRDINIVFGEAKEKNINYALSNAFGFGGHNATLIFKKFN; encoded by the coding sequence ATGAAAAGAGTTGTCATTACAGGTCTTGGTGCGGTTACCCCTTTGGGAAACAGCATAGAAGAATTCTGGAAGAACTGTATAAACGGAGTAAGTGGTGCTAATGCGATTACTCATTTCGATACCGAAAAGTTTAAAGTAAAATTTGCCTGTGAGGTTAAAAATTTCGATTCGAAACTTCATCTGAACCATACCGAAATTAAAAGAAGCGACCTTTTCACACAATATGCACTGTATGCCGCTTCCGAAGCTTTACAAGATTCCGGATTGGAAATTGAACGCATGGATCCTTTCGACATAGGAGTGATTTGGGGAACCGGACAGGGCGGAATGTGGACATTCGAAAATGAAGTTATGGAATTTGCCAAAGGAGACGAAAACCCACGTTTCAATCCTTTTTTTGTGCCGAAATTTATTTCTAACATGGCTGCAGGAATGATTTCTATGAAATTTGGACTTCAGGGAATTAATTATGCTACCAATTCTGCTTGTGCTACCGGAAATACAGCTTTAATGGATGCGTTTAATTACATCCGTCTTGGAAAAGCAAAAGTTTTTGTAAGCGGAGGTTCGGAAGCTGCCATTACACCTGCATCTGTTGGAGGTTTTTCTGTAATGAAAGCAATGTCTTCCAGAAATGATGATTTTGCTACAGCAAGCAGACCTTACGATAAAGACAGAGATGGATTTGTAATGGGAGAAGGAGCTGGAGCTTTAATTTTGGAAGAATATGAACATGCAAAAGCCAGAGGTGCAAAAATTTATGCAGAATTAGCAGGTGCAGCAATGACAGCCGACGCTTACCACATGACCGCTCCTCATCCGGACGGAAATGGTGCCATTAAAGCAATGCAATTGGCTATGAATGAAGCAGGAATCAATACAGAAAATATTGATTACATTAATCCTCACGCCACATCTACTCCTTTGGGAGATTTGGTAGAACTGAATGGAATTAACAAATTATTCAAGGGGAGTAAATCCCTAGATATTAGTGCAACAAAATCTATGACCGGTCATTTATTGGGAGCAGCTGGTGCGGTAGAAGCAATTATCTCTATTAAAGCAATTGAAAACGGAATTATACCTCCAACAATAAACCTGCATTCTATTGACGAAAATATTCCGAGGGATATTAATATTGTATTTGGTGAAGCTAAAGAAAAAAATATTAATTATGCTTTAAGTAACGCTTTCGGATTTGGAGGGCATAATGCTACTCTTATCTTTAAGAAGTTTAACTAA
- a CDS encoding DUF2797 domain-containing protein: MQFQGQILKMTSFNAQPIQYYLNLSNDLIHMNELFGRELSIKHIGYQCVNCGLDKPIYRMGFCKSCFFESPYASDTIIRPELSTAHLGIAERDLDIEKQIQLQPHTVYLAYTGDVKVGVTRNTQIPTRWIDQGATFALPIARTENRYEAGMIEVALKQHVADKTSWKKMLQDDFEDEIDLADFQQKIKEYFPEDFQKFYSEGENLWSFDYPYEKPEKINSFTLSKNPEFTGKLTGIKGQYLGFEGGNFMNVRGHEGFVIELKI; encoded by the coding sequence ATGCAGTTTCAAGGGCAAATTTTAAAAATGACGAGTTTCAATGCTCAGCCAATTCAATATTATCTTAATCTTTCTAATGATTTAATTCACATGAATGAATTGTTTGGGCGAGAACTATCTATTAAACATATTGGATATCAGTGTGTAAATTGCGGATTAGATAAACCTATTTACAGAATGGGTTTCTGCAAAAGCTGTTTTTTTGAAAGTCCTTATGCAAGCGATACCATCATTCGCCCAGAACTGTCTACAGCCCATTTGGGAATTGCGGAACGGGATTTGGATATTGAAAAACAAATTCAGTTACAGCCGCATACTGTGTATTTGGCGTATACAGGAGATGTGAAAGTTGGAGTAACCAGAAATACCCAAATTCCTACAAGGTGGATCGATCAGGGTGCAACTTTTGCTTTGCCTATTGCAAGAACCGAAAACCGTTATGAAGCTGGAATGATAGAAGTTGCACTGAAACAACATGTTGCAGATAAAACAAGTTGGAAAAAAATGCTTCAGGACGATTTTGAAGACGAAATAGATTTAGCAGATTTTCAACAGAAAATAAAAGAGTATTTTCCTGAAGATTTTCAAAAGTTTTATTCGGAAGGAGAAAATCTCTGGAGTTTCGATTATCCTTATGAAAAGCCGGAAAAAATAAATTCTTTTACACTAAGTAAAAATCCTGAATTTACGGGGAAATTAACCGGAATTAAAGGGCAGTATTTAGGTTTTGAAGGTGGAAATTTTATGAATGTAAGAGGTCATGAAGGATTTGTAATTGAACTGAAAATTTAA
- a CDS encoding PA0069 family radical SAM protein — MQNNNIIKGQGAQRNVINRFDRFTFEPEDDDFETIKTTFTEIFPKTIVNKVKSEDLPMEYSMNPYQGCEHGCSYCFARPTHEYWGYSAGIDFERKIMVKKNAPELLEKLFRKKGHSPAPILLSGNTDCYQPAERQFEITRKLLQVCLDYRHPVNVLTKNALVLRDLDILKPMAEQNLVSVSLSIPTINEELRRKMEPRTSSSKNKLKAVEILSDNGIPTHVMVAPIIPGLNSDEPLTILKAISDAGANSFGYTLVRLNDTVEPVFIKWIETAFPDKAQRVLNLIRSMRGGKLGDKRLFDRHIGEGNIAEMIHNTFKIGKKKYFEGKEFPKLSTDGFTGAKEQQLRLF, encoded by the coding sequence ATGCAGAACAATAATATCATTAAAGGACAGGGTGCACAGCGAAATGTAATTAATCGTTTCGACAGGTTTACCTTTGAGCCTGAAGATGATGACTTCGAAACCATAAAAACCACTTTTACAGAAATTTTTCCAAAGACCATCGTCAATAAGGTAAAAAGTGAAGATTTACCGATGGAATATTCTATGAATCCTTACCAAGGTTGCGAACATGGTTGTTCTTACTGTTTTGCAAGACCTACGCATGAATATTGGGGTTACAGTGCAGGAATTGATTTCGAAAGAAAAATTATGGTCAAGAAAAATGCACCAGAACTTTTAGAAAAACTTTTCAGAAAAAAAGGACATTCACCCGCACCGATTCTGCTTTCAGGAAATACAGACTGCTATCAACCCGCAGAACGACAGTTTGAAATTACAAGAAAACTTTTACAGGTTTGTTTAGATTACAGACATCCTGTTAATGTGCTTACAAAAAACGCTTTAGTTCTTCGTGATTTGGATATTTTGAAGCCTATGGCAGAGCAAAATTTGGTTTCCGTTTCTTTAAGCATTCCGACCATCAACGAAGAATTACGTCGAAAGATGGAACCCAGAACGAGTTCATCAAAAAATAAGCTGAAAGCAGTAGAAATTTTATCTGATAACGGAATCCCCACTCATGTAATGGTAGCTCCCATCATTCCCGGACTTAACAGCGATGAACCATTAACTATTTTAAAGGCTATTTCTGATGCAGGTGCAAACAGTTTTGGTTATACTTTGGTGCGTTTAAATGATACCGTAGAACCTGTTTTTATAAAATGGATTGAAACGGCTTTTCCTGATAAAGCACAACGAGTTTTAAACCTAATTCGTTCTATGCGCGGCGGAAAATTAGGAGATAAAAGATTGTTTGACCGGCATATTGGAGAAGGAAATATTGCTGAAATGATCCATAATACTTTTAAAATCGGAAAAAAGAAATATTTTGAAGGTAAAGAATTTCCAAAGCTTTCAACAGATGGTTTTACTGGAGCAAAAGAACAGCAGTTAAGGTTGTTTTAA